Proteins from a genomic interval of Callospermophilus lateralis isolate mCalLat2 chromosome 1, mCalLat2.hap1, whole genome shotgun sequence:
- the Hbp1 gene encoding HMG box-containing protein 1 isoform X1 has translation MATGLSEHRNMVWEVKTNQMPNAVQKLLLVMDKRASGMNDSLELLQCNENLPSSPGYNSCDEHMELDDLPELQAVQSDSTQSAIYQLNSDVSHQEYPRPSWNQNTSDISENTYGENEVDWLTELANIATSPQSPLMQCSFYNRSSPVHIIATSKSLHSYARPPPVSSSSKSESAFPHHHWKEETPVRHERANSESESGIFCMSSLSDDDDLGWCNSWPSTVWHCFLKGTRLCFHKGSNKEWQDVEDFARAEGCDNEEELQMGTHKGYGSDGLKLLSHEESVSFGESVLKLTFDPGTVEDGLLTVECKLDHPFYVKNKGWSSFYPSLTVVQHGIPCCEIHIGDVCLPPGHPDAINFDDSGVFDTFKSYDFTPMDSSAVYVLSSMARQRRASLSCGGPGGQDFAGSGFSKNCGSPGSSQLSSNSLYAKAVKNHSSGTVSATSPNKCKRPMNAFMLFAKKYRVEYTQMYPGKDNRAISVILGDRWKKMKNEERRMYTLEAKALAEEQKRLNPDCWKRKRTNSGSQQH, from the exons ATGGCGACGGGTTTG TCGGAGCACCGTAACATGGTGTGGGAAGTGAAGACAAATCAGATGCCTAATGCAGTACAGAAACTCCTGCTGGTGATGGACAAGAGAGCTTCAGGAATGAATGACTCATTGGAGTTGCTACAGTGTAATGAGAATTTGCCATCTTCACCTGGCTATAACTCCTGTGATGAGCACATGGAGCTtg ATGATCTTCCTGAACTTCAGGCTGTTCAAAGTGATTCTACCCAATCTGCCATATACCAGCTAAATTCAGATGTTTCTCATCAAGAATATCCAAGACCATCTTGGAACCAGAATACCTCAGACATATCGGAAAATACTTATGGTGAAAATGAGGTGGATTGGCTAACAGAATTAGCAAATATTGCCACGAGTCCACAAAGTCCACTTATGCAGTGCTCATTTTACAACAG ATCATCTCCTGTACACATCATAGCAACAAGCAAAAGTTTACATTCCTATGCACGACCTCCACCAGTGTCCTCTTCTTCAAAGAGTGAGTCAGCCTTCCCTCACCACCactggaaggaggaaacaccagtAAGACATGAAAGG GCAAATAGTGAGTCAGAATCTGGCATCTTCTGTATGTCCTCCCTGTCAGATGATGATGATTTGGGATGGTGCAATTCCTGGCCTTCAACTGTTTGGCACTGTTTTTTGAAAG GCACACGACTGTGCTTTCATAAGGGAAGCAATAAGGAATGGCAAGATGTTGAAGATTTTGCTAGAGCTGAAGGCTGTGATAATGAGGAGGAACTCCAAATGGGCACTCACAAG GGTTATGGTTCTGATGGTCTAAAGTTGTTATCACATGAAGAAAGTGTATCATTTGGTGAGTCTGTACTGAAGTTGACTTTTGATCCTGGTACAGTAGAAGATGGCTTACTTACTGTAGAGTGTAAACTGGACCACCCTTTCTATGTTAAAAATAAAG GTTGGTCATCATTTTACCCAAGCTTGACTGTGGTACAGCATGGCATTCCATGTTGTGAAATTCATATTGGCGATGTATGTCTACCTCCTGGACACCCTGATGCCATTAATTTTGATGATTCAGGTGTTTTTGATACATTTAAAAG CTATGACTTCACACCTATGGATTCTTCTGCAGTTTATGTGTTAAGTAGTATGGCTCGTCAGCGTCGTGCATCTTTGTCTTGTGGAGGACCTGGTGGTCAAGACTTTGCAGGATCTGGATTCAGTAAAAACTGTGGCTCACCTGGATCATCACAGCTCTCTTCCAATTCTTTGTATGCTAAAGCTGTCAAAAACCACAGCTCAGGGACTGTGAGTGCCACTTCTCCTAATAAGTGCAAAAGACCAATGAATGCCTTCATGCTTTTTGCCAAAAAATACAGAGTTGAATATACTCAGATGTATCCAGGGAAAGATAACAG